Genomic segment of Geminocystis herdmanii PCC 6308:
ATTACATAAAAATTATTGTAAAAATTATGCCTAAAGTTGTTTTAGTACATCCTCAAATACCTCCCAATACGGGAAATATTGCTCGAACCTGTGCGGCGACTGAAACAGAATTACATCTAGTCGCACCTTTAGGCTTTGAAATTAGCGATCGATATTTAAAAAGAGCTGGTTTAGACTACTGGCCCCATGTTAAACTAACATATCATCAAAGTCCCCAACATTTTATTAAAACGGCTAGAGAAAAAGGTGGAAGAATAATTGGTTTAAGTGTCAGAGGCAAACAAAACTATCTTGAGTGTCAATTTCAACCCGATGATTGGCTTTTATTTGGCAGTGAAACCGATGGTTTACCCCCAGAAGTATTAAAAGAATGTGACTTAACTTGCTTTATCACTATGAAAAGTCCCCATGTACGCAGTTTGAACTTGTCCGTAAGCACCTCGATCGTGCTATTTGAATCAATACGACAGACAGTAAATAATTGAGAATGGAGAATGGAAAATGGAGAATTAAGCTAAAACGCATTTAACTTGCATTTCTTATTAACTGTTATACAAAACTTAATCATAGTTGATTATTTAACTAAAACATTGGTTTTAGAGTTAATCGCTCTTGAAAATAACTAAAACTCTTACCTATTCCCTATTCCCTCTCCTCAACCATTCTTACTCATTACCGATTACCACCCTCTTATTCTTCTCCTGCTTGTTGCGCCCGACGAATCAACTCATCGGGGCTTAAATTAGCAACAAAATCCTTAAAGGCTTCCCTTTCTTCCTCGTCAGCGTCTCTATCGACGGGGATAGAAGCATCTAAAATAACTTCTTCCATTACCCAAATAGGGCAATTATATCTCACGGCTAGGGCAATAGCATCACTGGGGCGACAATCGATATTTTTCTCCTTTTTACCCATTTTCATACATAAAAGAGCATAAAAAGTATTATCTTGTAGAGTACTGATAATGACTTTATCTAATTTTAAATTCCATGCACGAAATATATTTACCATTAAATCATGGGTGATAGGTCTTGGTGTTGGTTGGTGTTCCAATGCCCCTATAATAGATCTAGCTTGATCTTGTCCTATATATATAGGTAAGGCACGGCGTTCTGTGGCATCTTTTAGTAGTACTATAGGACTGCGAGTTACCGCATCTAAAGCAATAGCCGCTACCCTCATCTCGATCATCGATTTATCCCTCTTGAATATCTCAGTAGGTCAACAATTCTCATTATATGGTAGATTTGCGTGTTTTTTCTCAAAAATGATTGCCGATAGAGGAAGAAAAATAAAGAAGGTTAATTTTATCTTAATAATTTGAGATTATGAACAAAATAAAAACAACAAAAATTATTAGTAATGCTAAGTTAATTGGCTATAAAAATTTACAAACAATAACAATAGAAAATAATTTAATTACTAACATTAAAGATAGTTTTTTATTGCCGAAAGGAGATTTAGATTTACAAGGTGATTGGCTTTCTTTAGGAGGTGTGGATTTACAAATTAATGGAGGATTAGGGTTAGCTTTTCCTGATTTAACTTTTGAGGATATTCCGAAATTGGATCAGATTTGTGCTTATTTGTGGCGAGAGGGCATTGATTATTTTTTACCAACT
This window contains:
- a CDS encoding tRNA (cytidine(34)-2'-O)-methyltransferase, whose translation is MPKVVLVHPQIPPNTGNIARTCAATETELHLVAPLGFEISDRYLKRAGLDYWPHVKLTYHQSPQHFIKTAREKGGRIIGLSVRGKQNYLECQFQPDDWLLFGSETDGLPPEVLKECDLTCFITMKSPHVRSLNLSVSTSIVLFESIRQTVNN
- a CDS encoding bifunctional nuclease family protein gives rise to the protein MIEMRVAAIALDAVTRSPIVLLKDATERRALPIYIGQDQARSIIGALEHQPTPRPITHDLMVNIFRAWNLKLDKVIISTLQDNTFYALLCMKMGKKEKNIDCRPSDAIALAVRYNCPIWVMEEVILDASIPVDRDADEEEREAFKDFVANLSPDELIRRAQQAGEE